aaataaataaagagtttGATGGGCttctcaaaaatcaaaaataaaaaatcacccCCAAAAACAAGTTATTGTATAGCATGGACACTAGGGATATAGTAGTCCAGTGCTATTACCACCAAACGACGCCGGGTTGGCCTCACCTCAAACATAAAAACAGTGCAAAAGACTGAGCTGAGCTGAGCAGAgcagcagagagagagagaaagggagcgATGTTAGCAATAGGGAGCGCGATTCGAAGGATCCACACAACTGTAGATGCTCCACGCCTTACCAGATTCGCTCTTCATCCCCCTAAATCTGTATGTGTCAccgctttctctctctctctctctctctctcgctcgcTCGCTCGCTCTTCTTCAGCTTTAGTCCTAATTCATAATACATTGTATATTTCTGTGTCTCAAAAGATTTACTCAAtgttattgcaaaaaaatttcatcgaAATTGTTTGTGATTATTtgatttttccaattttttattataaattttaggtAGAGGTGGGATTTGCTGATGGTAGCATCTTTAATTTGTCAGCTGAATTTCTAAGAGTACACAGCCCAGCGGTTGACAGCAAGATCAGGTCTATTGGTGGTGAAAAGGTGATTTTCTTATCTCTATAATTTtgccccaaaaaagaaaaagaaaaagtgttgtTACTTTGATGGTGGATTTTTCATTAAGGCCTCAAACAATGAGCTCATTTGTCTAGTTGGAAAGAAACATGTTTTCTCACTTTCAAATGAATTGGGGTctgtttggtaatattgttctaataacgttgtttaagtgttgtgaaaattcGTGTTGTGatgtttaaataatgaaaactattgtttaaacaacgcTACCAAACAGGCCCCGATTATCGCGGTATATGTTTCGTGTTCCATGATTTTAACTTGACTCAAACCAGGTGATTTCTGGAAGGCGTCATGTGGGAATCATGTCTGCAGAGCCTGTAGGAAACTATGGGGTAAGGTACTGCTAAGTTTGATTAAGTTTGGGCAtcattgtttaaatttttgtttccgGAAATGTATCTgctaacaaattttttcacatttgatgaTGTGATGCTGTTCTCATTTTGGTTGATGTGTTAGGATTGTTTTTGATGACTTGCATAAAACTGGGATATATTCGTGGGATTATTTTTATGAGCTTGGTAGCAACAAATTTACCCTCATGAGAAATTATATCAAAACATTAAAGAAGCATGGACTCACGCGGGATCCACGTAGAAGAAAATAGCGGACTTCTGTCATATCATCCTAGCTTGTTCTTCAATTGATGTCATATCTTCTTGTCTAGCAAGGTATCCACCATTTCCACCAAGCTGACAATTGTTATGTAACTAGAAATCTGTATATAAGAATTTACTGTGGTTGTTTTTTGATGTATTGATACGGATTGATTGCTGGAGACCTTAAAAGAGAATTGGTCATTCATTACATCATTCTTGTTGTCAATATAGGCTATCATCAGTGCACCTGTAGTGTGTAAATCAGTTGGCCTTCTATAACTGCCTTGTTGATCTGTTTATATGTACTTCCAGGTTATTTTACTTCCTTGATCATTTCTTCATGATATCTTGGATCAAAATAAATGACAAGTGATTTAGAAAAATGGTTTAGCTGATTTTTATACTATTGTTGTGCTAATCTCTTGGTTTTGGGAGCAGTTATCACTCTAATCTCTTGGTTGCCCATATGACAGGATCATACATAAAAGAAATGTAACCTAACCATTGTATCACTTTTAATTTACATAGTCTTGTTAGGGCAACTGAATTATTTATTGGTTTCATTAATCTCttaagggtaaattgcaaaacacactcctaaagtttggagttgtttggattttacattctGAAGTTTGAAAAATTGGAATTTACACCCTGAAATTTACTTCCATTAGCAAAAAGGGCCCCTCCGTTAGTGTACTTACCTACATGGCCGTTAAGTGACACACGGGAGTCTGATGTATAATTTTTTGCTACATTAGCCAACCCAGTACGATGCAGTTTCACATAAAGTTTAATTCCACAAGACCAGGCCACTCAACAACGC
This genomic stretch from Castanea sativa cultivar Marrone di Chiusa Pesio chromosome 1, ASM4071231v1 harbors:
- the LOC142621704 gene encoding uncharacterized protein LOC142621704 isoform X2, producing the protein MLAIGSAIRRIHTTVDAPRLTRFALHPPKSVEVGFADGSIFNLSAEFLRVHSPAVDSKIRSIGGEKVISGRRHVGIMSAEPVGNYGDCF
- the LOC142621704 gene encoding uncharacterized protein LOC142621704 isoform X1, translating into MLAIGSAIRRIHTTVDAPRLTRFALHPPKSVEVGFADGSIFNLSAEFLRVHSPAVDSKIRSIGGEKVISGRRHVGIMSAEPVGNYGVRIVFDDLHKTGIYSWDYFYELGSNKFTLMRNYIKTLKKHGLTRDPRRRK